A stretch of Aerococcus urinaehominis DNA encodes these proteins:
- a CDS encoding FAD:protein FMN transferase produces the protein MEKVTFSSHRLQMMGTWINLQVKAVNSQDILRQAIHRLFVYESRFSANDPSSELMAVNQMAGRDWVAVHPELFYLIKVGKKHSIAQPSILNIAIGPLVQLWRIGFSDAKKPNQPAIDRTLNLINPYDIYLDDKNQRVKLAKTGMAIDLGALAKGHIADLIIDYFKAAGAVSGLINLGGNIKTLGPPINRPQDNYWRIGLQNPKKSRGEHIAILQLEPGQSVVTSGTYERCLKLDYNVYHHIFDSRTGYPLTTSLASLTVVSKQSLQGEIWTSRLFNFSGPQIRDLHSLDTDIKLIAIDQSNHLYYGSDFANQVLQLA, from the coding sequence ATGGAAAAAGTCACATTTAGTAGCCATCGCCTACAAATGATGGGGACCTGGATAAATCTGCAGGTCAAAGCGGTTAATAGCCAGGATATTTTGCGCCAAGCGATTCACCGTCTATTTGTTTACGAGTCACGTTTTTCGGCCAATGATCCATCGTCTGAATTAATGGCAGTTAATCAAATGGCAGGACGTGACTGGGTGGCGGTCCATCCGGAGCTTTTTTATTTAATAAAAGTCGGCAAAAAACATAGTATCGCTCAACCGTCCATTTTGAATATCGCAATTGGTCCCTTAGTCCAGTTATGGCGCATAGGCTTCTCGGATGCTAAAAAGCCAAATCAGCCAGCTATCGACAGGACCCTTAATCTAATTAACCCTTATGATATCTATTTGGATGATAAAAACCAGCGGGTCAAGCTAGCAAAAACAGGAATGGCAATTGATTTGGGAGCTCTGGCTAAGGGCCATATAGCAGACTTAATCATTGATTATTTTAAAGCCGCTGGTGCAGTGAGTGGGTTAATCAATTTGGGAGGCAATATAAAAACTTTAGGGCCTCCTATTAACCGTCCCCAGGATAACTATTGGCGTATTGGCCTACAAAACCCTAAAAAATCGCGAGGAGAGCATATCGCTATACTACAGCTAGAACCAGGTCAATCGGTGGTGACCTCTGGAACTTATGAACGTTGTTTAAAATTAGATTACAATGTCTACCATCATATTTTTGATAGCCGTACCGGTTATCCATTGACGACTTCTCTGGCTAGTTTGACTGTAGTTAGTAAGCAGTCTTTACAAGGGGAGATATGGACTAGTCGTCTTTTTAATTTTAGTGGACCGCAAATCAGAGACCTCCATTCCTTAGATACTGATATTAAATTGATTGCTATTGACCAGAGTAACCACCTATATTATGGGTCTGATTTTGCTAATCAAGTACTGCAGCTAGCCTAA
- a CDS encoding NADPH-dependent FMN reductase — MKKIVAIVGSNAKKSTNRNLLRYMQKHFAHLAEIELIEVAGLPMFTKPNDRNLPEKVIEMADKINQADGLVISTPEYNHTITSALSNALNWLSFYIYPLADKPVLITGASYGRLGSSRAQTYLRQILDSPDIRARVMPNSEFLLGFSLQAFDDQGDLIHAKDIDKLDSIFAKFISYIDHSQAYQDLNDGKLTEIKDYSWVEKE, encoded by the coding sequence ATGAAAAAAATCGTCGCTATTGTAGGCTCTAATGCTAAAAAATCTACTAATCGTAACCTTTTGCGCTATATGCAAAAGCATTTTGCTCACCTTGCTGAGATTGAACTCATAGAAGTAGCTGGTCTGCCAATGTTTACTAAGCCAAACGACCGCAATTTGCCGGAAAAAGTGATTGAGATGGCAGACAAGATTAATCAAGCTGATGGGTTAGTCATTTCTACCCCTGAATACAACCACACCATTACCTCAGCTTTGTCCAATGCGCTAAACTGGTTATCTTTTTATATTTATCCACTGGCAGACAAGCCAGTATTAATTACCGGGGCTTCTTACGGCCGATTGGGATCTTCTAGAGCGCAAACCTATTTACGGCAAATTTTGGATTCTCCAGATATTCGGGCCCGAGTCATGCCTAATTCTGAGTTTCTGCTAGGATTTTCACTGCAAGCCTTTGACGACCAAGGTGACTTAATTCATGCCAAGGATATTGACAAACTAGATAGTATATTTGCTAAGTTCATCAGCTACATCGACCACTCACAGGCCTACCAGGATCTTAACGATGGTAAATTGACTGAGATAAAAGATTATAGCTGGGTAGAAAAGGAGTAA